The Drosophila innubila isolate TH190305 chromosome 2R unlocalized genomic scaffold, UK_Dinn_1.0 1_C_2R, whole genome shotgun sequence DNA window TTTGCCAGTAGTCAATGAACTATCGAAATTCTAATTCGATAACTCGATAACGTGAatgcaaatcagctgttcgcaATTTTACTGAGAATGGCAAATTGCGCTGTCGCAATTcacacaaattgaaaacataacAAGCCACAGATTTAAACAACGTTAAAAAATCTGTATATATACAGGAATTGTAAATAAAGTATGCAAAAGACCAGCGAAGAGGATAAGACGCATACCAGCCAGATTGCGTCCAAGCCAAGAAACGATGCGGACgacggcggcggcggtggaAGCGGTGGCGGTGCCGCCAATCGCATTGTTGTAAATGCAGCACTTGGAGCGACAGAGACACGCATACGAATCAATAAATGGCGCGTACGCGAAGGACAATTCGTTTCTGCGGCACAGATTCTGTTCTTGTACCAGCAGCTCGGCGATGATGGGAAACCTATTAAGAAAGACGATACCACAATCCATAAGTATAAATCAAATCGTGCTGGTGTGGTCAAAAAGCGTCTACGCAAGGAAGGCGAAATTGTGATAAAAGGGTGAGTTCtcatcttcttcttgttcttcttcttgttttttataCGAGTAGGAGGAGCAGGAGTTGGAGCGGGCGGTGGGTGGGTGGAATGCAATTATGCACACATTGGAGGCAGCGTCACATGAGCGTATACATAAAATGaaagcttttgtttttattatgattctCTTCTCTTAcactctctcttactctcttttTCGCTTAGAGATGCGCTTTTGGAGTTATCCGAATGCATACACACAACCGTTATCAAGGACATGTGCGCAGACTGCGGCGCTGATTTGCGCCAAAACGAAAATGTATGTGATGTGGCCAATAAGAAGAGAAACATgtttaattcatattattattcaaattgttatCTTAAATAGGGACAAACATCTGAGGCATCGGTACCGATGGTCCACACAATGCCCGACTTGAAAGTTACCCAGAAGCTGGCTCAGAAATTGGGACACGATGATACACGCCGCCTGCTCGCTGATCGTAAACTGGTTTTGTTGGTGGATCTCGATCAGACTGTCATACACACTACCAACGACACAGTGCCGGACAACATCAAGGGCATCTATCATTTTCAGTTGTATGGACCTCAGTCTCCCTGGTATCACACGCGACTGCGCCCTGGCACCGCCGAATTCCTGGAGCGCATGTCCCAGCTGTATGAACTACATATTTGCACATTTGGCGCTCGAAACTATGCGCACATGATTGCACAGCTGCTGGATCCCGATGGCAAGTTCTTTTCCCATCGCATTTTGTCGCGCGATGAATGCTTCAATGCCACCAGCAAGACCGATAATCTAAAgtgagtttaattttgttaaatcttaaattatttaactataacTATATAATCAATATTTCTTATAGGGCACTTTTTCCAAATGGCGATTCCATGGTCTGCATTATCGATGATCGTGAGGATGTTTGGAACATGGCCTCCAATTTGATACAAGTGAAACCTTACCACTTCTTCCAACACACTGGCGATATAAATGCGCCGCCTGGTCTGTCCAAGCATGAACTAGATGGCGAGGGTGTTGATTTCAAAGGTAAACCACTCTAACCACCTTGCAGAGGGTATTATAATACTCTTCAGAAATGTGTAAAGTGTTAATAGACAGACTTcttaatgtatatttattctgtatATTGTCTTCTACattcttaaaatatctcaaGTAAACTCATATGAACGATAagctaaaaattgaatacaaaacTTTGCAAGAGTATAAAAGCTGCGGCTTGTCGAAGATAACTTTTCCCTTTAGCTGAATTTAACTAACaacattatttcttttttagaaattgataaaatagCCGAAAAGAAGCCGTCGGAGAGTGTTGACAAGGAGTCGACGAAAACCGAGGATGTTGATGCTGACAAGGGCGACAATACAGTTTCCAGCACAAGTAAGGACGAGGAGGTTAATGAAGAGTCTGTGGACGTTTTTGAGCTGGAAAGTGAAGCAAAAGATGTAGAGACAACAAGCACATCCAGCCATACAGAAACTAAAGAAATCGCTGTAAATAGTGTCGATAAACTGAATGGAAAGGCATCTGCCGAAGAAGTCATGGTTGTAGATGAGAATTCATCTGGTTTGTCAGAGCAAGAGACACAGAACAATGCGAAGCACGGCAGCGATAGCGATGACATCAATGTCACTGATGATTTGCCCTCGGATAACTCAAAAGGCAGCAACAATGCTGAGAAATCGGCGCCCAAGAAAGAGGATGACGAAAGCATCGCATCGTCGACCAGCGGCGAAGATAAGCGTGGGCCAGAGGTCGAAGATGACACAGCAGAAGGTAGCGATGATGTGGCCACAACATCACAACAACAGAGCACCAGCccaaatgttaaaataaccAACGATGGGcagaaacaaattgaaatcgaGGATCCCGATGATTATTTACTCTATCTGGAGGTTATTCTGCGCAACATTCACAAGCGCTTCTATGCGATCTACGATGAGACTACAGAAATACCCGATCTCAAGATAATTGTGCCGAAGATTCGTTGCGAAGTGCTGCGTGGACAGAATCTAGTCTTTTCCGGCTTGGTGCCAACACAAATGAAACTGGAGCAATCAAGGGCGTACTTTATAGCCAAGAGTTTGGGTGCCGAGGTGCAGTCAAACATAAGCAAGGAAATAACACATCTGGTTGCCGTCAATGCTGGTACCTATAAGGTTAATGCAGCCAAAAAGGAGCTCAACATTAAGGTGGTCAACGCCAATTGGTTGTGGGCCTGTGCCGAGCGCTGGGAGCATGTAGAGGAGCGTCTCTTTCCGCTGGATCGCAAGGTGCGCAACAAGGGCAGACAACCACCGGCACATTGCCACAGTCCCGAGCATGTGGTCAACTATAGTGAGAGATCTGAGATATCGCCATCGAGCAGCATGCAACAGGAGCAAGGTGGCAACTTCCGTGAAACGCTTAATCCATTGCTGGTCTTCACCAACGCAGACATTGCAGACATGAACAAGGACTATGATACCTTCTTTGAGTCTGATTCGTCTAGTGATGAGGGACCCGTCAACTTTGGTAAGTAAAAGACAGTAAATtatgttcaatttaataatttgtttgtttattttagaaaatccGCCTATGGATAAGAAGTTACTAAAGCGTAAGCGTGAGGATGAGAGCTCGAACCGTGCCCACGATTTCTTTACACGCTCCGAGGATGTCCTGATGGGAGCGCCAACTGCAGACACTGCAGATTTCGACAAGAGCTCCAACGAGGGCGATGAAAACGACGATGAGGAAAACGAGGAAGATGATGACGAGATGCCAAGTGCCAAGTTTCGGCGTGGTAAGTAATCCATATGTAATTCtctaatatataaaattcaactaaattaCCTTACTTACAGGCGAGGAGCTGCCATCTGATTTAGAAATGGGTTCGGATTCAAACAGCGAGAACAACAATCAAGAGGATGACGACGGTGAATGGAATATGATGGGCGCTGCATTGGAGCGTGAATTTCTTGGCCTTGAAGATTAGATCTGCAACTCCCCATTTTGGACATTTAGAATTTCTGAGATGCACTCGCTGTCGAGGCATGAAAGATTAGACGGCGATAATGATGTTCAATATACTTTTGACATTTCAAATGTACCTACTCTTCAAAATCAACTAAAcgtaattaaaacaattttcggATGGTTTATCTATGAACCAACAAGCGAAGCAATAAACGGAAAAATTACATATGTAGAAAGAGAGTGAGGTAGTTGATCCAAATGCGAGATTATATATAAGATGAAAGATGCGCACTGTATGTATTAGTAGTTAATATGTATCTACTTTTAAACACACAACCTAATTTAAGCGAAAGCATATAAACTTTCTATATGCACACACATCCTACATACATAGCGTCTATTTAGGAATCTTGTAAAGCTAACGCTGTTCCAAAATTTTGATAGCGATTTAGTAGCATccatataaattgtaaaatcaaaaatatctcACTGTAAGTAAAATTgcgtaaatgtaaatgttttaaaaataaattccgtTGAAACGGAGGAGTAGTAACTAGTGTTTACTTTAATATCAATCAATCTCTATATTATaatgtttgttgtgtgttttaaTACAAGACAACTAAAAGATATAgtagtatatataaatgtacatacatcaaaatgaaacgtttcacttttccaaaataaataaatgtacatatctTCACGACTTATCCTTTACTATGTCTTGTTCATGGAGCGCTGTTCCTTAAAGCGGCTGATGCGTTTCTTTGGCGCATGTGCATCTATATACTTGCCCTCGGGCAAGGGCTCAGGATCCGTGGCCTCCTTTTCGACCAGATCATGCATTACCTTTTGATAGGCGCTCATGTCACGCAGTTCATCATCAATGGTCCGTGgctttttcttcttgtttCGGTTCTTTTTGGACTTGTTCGTCACATGGTTTGGTTCCGACATCTCACTCTTGGCGCGAGTCTCAAGTTCAACAGCCGATTTGTTGCGCAATATGGATTTGGTTTCCACTGAAGACTCTTCTACCTCAGCTGGGAACTtggaaaactaaaaataatataataagttAAAAACCTTAAGTAAGTTTTGTCTTCGTAATGCTCACTTGAGCCCGTGGATCATCATAAGCAGCTTTCCTTGCTTCTTCCTTCAGTATGGGCACTTTTAGCTCTTCTTCTCCCTCAAAACTATTGACATAAATGGGAAACTCATGCTCTATCTGCTTCTTTGATAGCGTCTTTTTGTATAGATTGTAAATGTCTGCAGGATTCCCCGGAATCATCTCATCGCATTCAGTTGCAGGTGCCACTGCATTGGAATGTTTGACACTAATGTGTAGTGTATTAATTCTTCCCGTAGAAGCCTCTAGAATTTGATTAACCAAATCAAAATCCTGCACACTTTGATGCTCCTTGACAAATTGCAGATTTTGTTCtactttttgcataatttgcgAAGTAACTGGTTTCACAGGCTCCTTTACGCGGGCTTCCTTTTGGGATTCTAATGGTTTTAATGGTGCATCCAGAGAAATGACCTCACgggattgttgttgcttctgc harbors:
- the LOC117783209 gene encoding RNA polymerase II subunit A C-terminal domain phosphatase; translated protein: MQKTSEEDKTHTSQIASKPRNDADDGGGGGSGGGAANRIVVNAALGATETRIRINKWRVREGQFVSAAQILFLYQQLGDDGKPIKKDDTTIHKYKSNRAGVVKKRLRKEGEIVIKGDALLELSECIHTTVIKDMCADCGADLRQNENGQTSEASVPMVHTMPDLKVTQKLAQKLGHDDTRRLLADRKLVLLVDLDQTVIHTTNDTVPDNIKGIYHFQLYGPQSPWYHTRLRPGTAEFLERMSQLYELHICTFGARNYAHMIAQLLDPDGKFFSHRILSRDECFNATSKTDNLKALFPNGDSMVCIIDDREDVWNMASNLIQVKPYHFFQHTGDINAPPGLSKHELDGEGVDFKEIDKIAEKKPSESVDKESTKTEDVDADKGDNTVSSTSKDEEVNEESVDVFELESEAKDVETTSTSSHTETKEIAVNSVDKLNGKASAEEVMVVDENSSGLSEQETQNNAKHGSDSDDINVTDDLPSDNSKGSNNAEKSAPKKEDDESIASSTSGEDKRGPEVEDDTAEGSDDVATTSQQQSTSPNVKITNDGQKQIEIEDPDDYLLYLEVILRNIHKRFYAIYDETTEIPDLKIIVPKIRCEVLRGQNLVFSGLVPTQMKLEQSRAYFIAKSLGAEVQSNISKEITHLVAVNAGTYKVNAAKKELNIKVVNANWLWACAERWEHVEERLFPLDRKVRNKGRQPPAHCHSPEHVVNYSERSEISPSSSMQQEQGGNFRETLNPLLVFTNADIADMNKDYDTFFESDSSSDEGPVNFENPPMDKKLLKRKREDESSNRAHDFFTRSEDVLMGAPTADTADFDKSSNEGDENDDEENEEDDDEMPSAKFRRGEELPSDLEMGSDSNSENNNQEDDDGEWNMMGAALEREFLGLED